A stretch of the uncultured Bacteroides sp. genome encodes the following:
- a CDS encoding IS66 family transposase, translating to MTEAEVIALQQENERLKNLVNSLESQLAWLRKKVFGSMSEKHLPLNPDELQLNLFPEQMSDDQKARLEAEVSAEQKNIDKIIGRTKEKPSRKPLDTSKLPVREEHIYPQGINADEYSELTPEISDSLERIPAMVYIRRIIRHKYVLKSDIQIKSPERKAFEIAPMPLAPVDKCIAGASVLTDIILDKFMYHLPFYRVIQKYRESCIVFNDSTMNGWFSATCERIKPLYDILKSEILSSEYIQVDESTIPVIDNEKHRTVKGYMWCVRDALHGSVCFSYDFGSRSKATAHRLLLGYHGNVQVDGYNVYDDFEKIEGITLYGCWAHARRKFVEALDEDNQKATQGLVYINKLYHIESVADDMKLTADQRKDKRKTEAYPIICEFEKWLGDTWLKVLPGSRMGKAIQYNYTLLPRLARYVNEGRINIDNNLIENAIRPLAIGRKNYLFCGNDDSAVRAAIIYSLISSCKAAGVDPREWMTDILRKLPVYKESKMDIKELLPRNWKNRTDSSN from the coding sequence ATGACAGAAGCGGAAGTAATAGCCCTACAGCAAGAGAATGAACGTCTGAAGAACTTGGTAAACAGCCTTGAAAGTCAGCTTGCGTGGCTCCGTAAGAAAGTTTTTGGCAGTATGAGCGAGAAACACCTTCCGCTTAATCCTGATGAGCTTCAACTGAATTTGTTTCCCGAGCAGATGAGTGACGATCAGAAGGCAAGGCTTGAAGCTGAAGTCTCTGCAGAACAGAAGAACATAGACAAGATTATAGGTCGAACAAAGGAGAAACCTTCCAGAAAACCTCTTGATACATCCAAACTGCCAGTCAGGGAAGAGCATATATATCCGCAAGGAATAAACGCAGATGAATACAGTGAACTTACTCCTGAAATAAGCGATTCTCTTGAAAGAATACCAGCAATGGTATACATCAGAAGAATAATACGCCATAAGTATGTACTCAAATCTGATATACAGATAAAAAGTCCCGAAAGGAAAGCCTTTGAAATCGCTCCTATGCCGTTAGCTCCTGTTGACAAGTGCATTGCAGGCGCATCTGTCCTGACAGATATCATACTTGACAAGTTCATGTATCACCTTCCCTTTTACAGGGTCATTCAAAAGTACCGTGAAAGTTGCATTGTCTTCAATGACTCTACCATGAATGGTTGGTTCAGTGCCACATGCGAAAGGATAAAGCCACTGTATGACATTTTAAAGTCAGAGATACTCTCAAGTGAATATATCCAGGTTGATGAGAGTACGATTCCTGTGATTGACAATGAAAAACATCGTACGGTAAAGGGCTATATGTGGTGCGTGAGAGACGCATTGCATGGATCGGTATGCTTCAGCTATGACTTCGGTTCAAGAAGCAAGGCTACAGCACACAGACTTCTGCTTGGTTATCATGGAAATGTACAGGTTGATGGCTATAATGTATATGATGACTTTGAAAAGATTGAAGGTATAACACTCTATGGATGCTGGGCTCATGCACGACGTAAATTTGTAGAAGCCCTTGATGAGGATAATCAGAAAGCTACACAAGGTCTTGTATATATCAATAAGCTGTATCATATCGAGAGTGTAGCCGATGATATGAAACTGACAGCAGATCAGAGAAAAGACAAACGTAAGACTGAAGCATATCCAATTATCTGTGAGTTTGAAAAATGGCTTGGAGATACATGGTTGAAAGTACTTCCAGGCAGCAGAATGGGGAAAGCTATACAATATAATTATACACTCCTGCCACGTCTTGCCCGTTATGTAAATGAAGGAAGAATCAATATAGATAACAACCTTATCGAAAATGCAATAAGGCCTTTAGCCATCGGCAGGAAAAACTATCTTTTCTGTGGAAATGACGACTCAGCAGTACGTGCAGCAATAATTTATTCCTTAATAAGTTCCTGTAAGGCTGCCGGAGTTGATCCAAGAGAATGGATGACTGATATCTTAAGAAAATTACCTGTATACAAAGAATCAAAGATGGATATCAAGGAGCTATTACCAAGGAACTGGAAAAACAGGACTGATTCTTCAAATTGA
- the tnpB gene encoding IS66 family insertion sequence element accessory protein TnpB (TnpB, as the term is used for proteins encoded by IS66 family insertion elements, is considered an accessory protein, since TnpC, encoded by a neighboring gene, is a DDE family transposase.): protein MFSLGDSNRYLLFSEPTDMRKSFHTLSGLVTNIMGTNPHNGDVFIFINKHRNRIKLLHWEPGGMVIYSKMLERGTFALPDLSSVTSSSYIMQWRDLVLLVEGIMEKADSRQNRLMHLRNMQL from the coding sequence ATGTTTAGCCTCGGTGACAGTAACCGTTATCTGTTGTTCAGTGAACCGACGGATATGAGAAAGAGTTTCCATACATTAAGCGGACTTGTGACCAATATCATGGGTACAAATCCCCATAATGGTGATGTTTTTATTTTTATAAACAAGCATCGTAACCGCATCAAACTCCTTCATTGGGAACCAGGAGGTATGGTAATATACAGTAAAATGCTTGAAAGAGGAACCTTTGCACTTCCTGACCTGTCTTCTGTCACCTCTTCATCATATATCATGCAATGGCGTGATCTCGTGCTCTTGGTTGAAGGAATTATGGAAAAGGCAGATAGTCGTCAGAATCGTCTCATGCATCTGAGAAATATGCAGTTATAG
- a CDS encoding CPBP family intramembrane glutamic endopeptidase: protein MVSFNTNTISNKLKDLSYPYFILLFTFFCKISSALLAYSAVEMSKKMGYIVNFDNQSWLDILIFGILFAPIIETIIFQAGIYHLLNTIPFFRDYNNRIILIGGLFFGLSHAYNIIYIISVIPTGMLLMYVYIIRQKNNDAFLSVFLIHLICNIIVLLLKLTN from the coding sequence ATGGTTAGTTTTAATACAAATACGATTTCAAATAAATTAAAGGATTTATCTTATCCTTATTTTATACTATTATTTACTTTTTTTTGCAAAATTAGTTCTGCACTTTTAGCGTACTCAGCTGTTGAAATGTCTAAAAAAATGGGGTATATTGTTAATTTTGACAATCAAAGTTGGCTTGATATCTTAATTTTTGGTATTTTATTTGCCCCTATAATTGAAACAATCATTTTTCAAGCTGGAATATATCATTTATTGAATACTATCCCTTTCTTCCGAGATTATAACAATAGAATAATACTTATCGGAGGATTATTTTTTGGACTCTCTCATGCATATAATATTATTTACATAATATCAGTTATACCGACAGGCATGTTACTTATGTATGTATATATAATACGACAAAAAAATAATGATGCCTTTTTAAGTGTATTTTTAATACATTTAATATGTAATATTATAGTACTATTATTAAAGTTAACAAATTAA
- a CDS encoding IS110 family transposase, translating to MRTQSNKLNFEGENIYVGIDVHLKSWNVTIYTEYLHHKTFNQPPVPSILRDYLNTNFPGGTYYSAYEAGFCGFNIHFELKKLNINNIVVNPADIPTSQKEQILKNDSRDSMKIARSLRANELISIHVPFIETLENRTLIRTRDTMVKDMTRFKQRIKALLYFYGISYPPEFEKSTSHWSRRFLKWLKEEVSLNTTNGNDALSLLVREVEQQRVLLLEINRKIHSLAVSEKYVKEIELIRSIPGIGLITGLTFLSEIEDIERFHNTDKLAGFVGIIPTCHSSGEIENYGEMTFRKKTILRKCLIESSWIAVRIDPALTRCFLQLCKRMEPNKAIIRIARKLLNRMYYVLKKRQKYECGVV from the coding sequence ATGCGTACACAAAGTAACAAACTAAATTTTGAAGGAGAAAATATTTATGTTGGAATTGATGTTCATTTGAAAAGTTGGAATGTGACAATTTACACAGAATACCTGCATCATAAAACATTCAACCAACCTCCTGTTCCTTCAATTTTACGAGACTATCTGAATACTAATTTTCCTGGTGGAACTTATTATTCAGCCTATGAAGCCGGATTCTGTGGATTTAATATTCATTTTGAACTTAAGAAACTAAATATAAATAATATTGTGGTTAATCCTGCTGATATACCAACTAGCCAGAAAGAACAGATACTTAAAAACGATTCCCGTGATAGTATGAAAATTGCCCGTTCTTTAAGAGCTAATGAACTCATTAGCATACATGTCCCATTCATTGAGACATTGGAAAACCGCACATTGATACGCACTCGAGACACAATGGTGAAGGATATGACTAGATTTAAACAGCGCATAAAAGCTTTGCTTTATTTTTATGGTATATCTTACCCTCCAGAATTTGAGAAATCAACCAGTCATTGGTCCAGACGTTTTCTTAAATGGTTAAAAGAGGAGGTATCACTTAATACAACGAATGGTAATGACGCCTTGTCATTACTCGTCAGGGAAGTAGAGCAACAAAGAGTTCTTTTATTGGAAATCAATAGAAAAATTCATAGTCTTGCTGTTTCTGAGAAATATGTGAAGGAGATAGAGTTAATAAGAAGCATTCCGGGAATTGGTTTAATTACAGGGCTTACTTTTTTGTCGGAGATAGAAGATATTGAACGATTCCACAATACAGACAAGTTAGCCGGTTTTGTAGGAATAATACCCACCTGTCATTCAAGTGGAGAGATTGAGAATTATGGAGAGATGACATTTAGAAAGAAAACGATTTTAAGAAAGTGTCTGATTGAAAGTTCCTGGATTGCAGTAAGAATAGATCCGGCATTGACAAGGTGTTTTTTACAACTCTGTAAAAGGATGGAGCCCAATAAAGCTATAATACGAATCGCAAGAAAACTATTAAACAGAATGTATTATGTTTTAAAAAAGAGACAAAAATATGAATGTGGAGTGGTTTAA
- a CDS encoding IS982 family transposase has translation MSNFNANYGKILEILQQIESKMNFLNQIRKPRLSDIELIAIDLTSEYMGIDSEYQLFRILPDKLSLRIERSVYNRRRRKLFYFKEQLRKRIVFQISSSRDYFIVDSMPLEVCKLSRSRRGGICRETFETSPDKGYCATQRMYYYGYKLHAICTIDGVFSDFDLTKASVHDIHYLEDVKQNHYDCTILGDKGYLSVNYQLDLFEENNIKLEVPMRNNQHGYAKQYIVFRKARKRIETLFSQLCDQFMIRRNYAKSFNGFKTRIHSKIMALTLIQLINKLNNRNINNIKTCIA, from the coding sequence ATGAGCAACTTCAATGCAAATTACGGAAAAATATTAGAGATATTGCAACAAATAGAGTCTAAAATGAATTTTCTTAATCAGATTCGTAAACCCAGGTTATCAGATATCGAATTGATTGCTATTGATTTAACCTCAGAATATATGGGTATTGACTCTGAATATCAACTATTCAGGATTCTCCCTGATAAATTGAGTTTAAGGATTGAACGAAGCGTTTATAATAGAAGAAGACGTAAATTATTTTATTTCAAAGAACAGTTGCGTAAACGAATAGTTTTTCAGATTAGTTCGAGCAGGGATTATTTCATAGTAGATAGTATGCCTTTAGAAGTTTGTAAATTAAGTCGCAGTAGACGAGGTGGCATTTGTAGGGAAACTTTTGAAACCTCACCTGATAAAGGTTATTGTGCAACACAACGGATGTATTACTATGGTTATAAACTGCATGCAATATGTACTATTGATGGGGTTTTCTCGGATTTCGACTTAACAAAAGCATCCGTACATGATATTCATTATCTCGAAGATGTTAAGCAGAATCATTATGACTGTACTATTCTGGGAGATAAAGGATATTTGAGTGTTAATTATCAGTTGGATCTATTTGAAGAAAACAACATTAAACTAGAAGTTCCCATGAGAAATAATCAGCATGGGTATGCTAAGCAATATATTGTTTTTAGAAAAGCCAGAAAAAGAATTGAAACGTTATTCTCTCAGTTATGTGATCAGTTTATGATTCGTCGGAATTACGCTAAGTCTTTCAATGGATTTAAAACTAGAATTCATTCGAAAATTATGGCTCTAACTCTTATTCAGCTAATTAATAAATTAAATAATAGAAATATTAATAACATCAAAACATGTATTGCCTAA
- a CDS encoding GLPGLI family protein → MKSLIFSFILLVNCAALNAQTLKITGDMPKIHFKPLIVLDTTFIRCQYRQRIVTSTDSITKRKTGAESTMLLQIGHKISKYADLKFFIADSLSKVDIAEGVNVEKIVNRRLAVTRGASDLTIVKNYPENKITNIDRVPFDYYMYTEYLVSPEWVIKKDTMTICGYLCKQAITTFRGRNYKAWYAPEIAISSGPWKFIGLPGLILKITDDKKEIDFECISIENPHWIDRVYIEKSDYIKTTKTTFEGLKKKFMNNPAAFLQNSPFIKGELLENASQKRLYNPIELID, encoded by the coding sequence ATGAAAAGTTTAATTTTTAGTTTTATATTATTAGTAAATTGTGCTGCTCTAAATGCACAAACATTAAAGATAACAGGTGATATGCCTAAAATACATTTTAAGCCTTTAATTGTATTAGATACAACTTTTATTCGATGTCAATATCGCCAGAGAATAGTAACCAGTACTGATTCAATAACTAAGAGAAAAACAGGTGCTGAAAGCACTATGTTGTTACAAATTGGGCATAAGATATCAAAGTATGCAGATTTGAAATTTTTTATAGCTGATTCCCTCTCTAAGGTAGACATTGCAGAGGGGGTAAATGTAGAAAAAATTGTAAATAGAAGATTGGCTGTTACTAGAGGTGCATCTGATTTAACGATTGTAAAAAATTACCCGGAAAATAAGATAACGAATATAGACCGTGTTCCATTTGACTATTATATGTATACTGAATATTTGGTTTCTCCAGAATGGGTAATAAAAAAAGATACAATGACTATTTGCGGGTATTTATGCAAACAAGCTATAACAACATTTAGAGGAAGAAATTATAAAGCATGGTATGCACCAGAGATAGCGATTAGTAGTGGACCATGGAAATTTATAGGTTTGCCTGGTTTAATCTTAAAAATAACAGATGATAAAAAGGAAATTGATTTTGAGTGTATATCTATTGAAAATCCTCATTGGATTGATAGAGTATATATAGAAAAATCAGATTATATTAAAACAACTAAAACTACTTTTGAAGGTTTAAAAAAGAAATTTATGAATAATCCAGCTGCATTTTTACAGAATAGCCCATTTATAAAAGGGGAATTACTCGAAAATGCAAGCCAAAAACGTTTATATAATCCAATAGAGCTAATTGATTAA
- a CDS encoding FAD/NAD(P)-binding protein has product MSEQNIYLPYLMTIDKITNEAPGVKTFKLKFQNEEEANAFNFKAGQFGEYSAFGEGESTFCIASAPTRKGYIECTFRETGKVTSGLADLEEGSTMGFRGPFGNTFPMDEWKGKSLVFIAGGIALPPMRCVIQNALDLRENFKDITIVYGAKSVNDLVYKDELKEWADRPDVNLVTTVDPGGETPDWKGEIGFVPTVVEKTAPSPENTIAIVCGPPIMIKFTFPVLEKLGFKDDQIYTTLENRMKCGVGKCGRCNVGKLYVCKDGPVFSKEQLNNIPAEEY; this is encoded by the coding sequence ATGAGCGAACAAAATATATATCTTCCATACCTGATGACCATTGATAAGATTACCAATGAAGCTCCTGGTGTGAAGACCTTTAAGTTGAAATTTCAAAACGAAGAAGAGGCTAACGCATTTAATTTCAAAGCCGGACAATTTGGAGAATATTCTGCTTTTGGCGAAGGAGAATCTACTTTTTGTATAGCCTCAGCTCCTACCCGTAAAGGATATATTGAATGTACTTTCCGTGAAACTGGAAAGGTAACTTCCGGACTTGCTGACTTGGAAGAAGGAAGCACCATGGGATTTCGCGGACCTTTTGGTAACACATTCCCAATGGACGAATGGAAAGGAAAGAGCCTGGTATTCATTGCCGGAGGTATCGCCCTGCCACCAATGCGTTGTGTAATCCAAAACGCACTCGATCTTCGTGAAAACTTCAAGGACATTACAATCGTATACGGAGCAAAATCTGTGAACGACCTTGTTTACAAAGACGAGCTAAAGGAATGGGCCGACCGTCCGGATGTAAATCTGGTAACAACTGTTGACCCAGGAGGTGAAACTCCTGACTGGAAAGGTGAGATTGGCTTCGTACCTACAGTTGTGGAGAAAACAGCTCCATCTCCAGAGAATACAATTGCCATTGTGTGCGGACCTCCTATCATGATTAAGTTTACCTTCCCTGTATTAGAGAAGTTAGGCTTCAAGGACGACCAGATTTACACAACACTGGAAAACCGTATGAAGTGCGGTGTAGGTAAATGCGGTCGTTGCAACGTGGGCAAGCTTTATGTTTGCAAAGACGGACCGGTATTCAGCAAAGAGCAACTAAACAACATTCCAGCTGAAGAGTATTAA
- a CDS encoding 4Fe-4S dicluster domain-containing protein, translating to MEIKYISKNGLNEWFSQIVKSGKRVYAPVKEREQVEFKKVQALSEVADEYIQTTQSIKSAVFPRAEVLFSYEKEQGAVKTEDFNPDSVKETVLWKIHPCDAAGFKPLTAIFNWDYKDKLYNAHLEKTTVVTFSCAKADKSCFCTSVNGGPGNTAGSDVQLTMLPDGGAIVEILTPKGEALVQLAASAFENDKGEDKSKYLADVPQMFNVEEIKAKLATAFDSPVWKEQSERCLGCGACAFVCPTCACFDIQEDAHGSKGKRIRCWDSCGFSLFTKHTSGHNPRAVQSQRWRQRILHKFSYMPDRLSVLGCTGCGRCSRACPVDMNILEHLTSIAKK from the coding sequence ATGGAAATAAAATATATCAGTAAAAACGGACTGAATGAATGGTTCAGCCAAATTGTAAAAAGCGGGAAACGTGTTTATGCACCGGTAAAGGAGCGTGAGCAGGTTGAATTCAAGAAAGTACAAGCTCTTAGTGAGGTGGCCGATGAATATATTCAGACTACACAATCCATTAAGTCGGCTGTATTTCCACGTGCAGAGGTCTTGTTCTCTTACGAAAAGGAACAGGGAGCAGTGAAAACAGAAGACTTCAATCCTGATTCCGTAAAAGAGACTGTTCTGTGGAAGATTCATCCATGTGATGCAGCCGGATTCAAACCTCTTACTGCCATCTTTAACTGGGATTACAAGGATAAATTATATAACGCTCATCTGGAAAAGACAACCGTCGTTACTTTCAGCTGTGCAAAGGCAGACAAGAGTTGTTTCTGTACCAGCGTGAATGGTGGACCGGGTAACACTGCCGGAAGCGACGTTCAACTAACTATGCTGCCTGATGGTGGAGCTATCGTTGAAATCCTTACTCCTAAAGGAGAAGCACTTGTACAACTTGCAGCCTCAGCTTTTGAGAACGACAAAGGAGAAGATAAGTCTAAGTATCTTGCCGATGTACCTCAAATGTTTAATGTAGAAGAGATCAAAGCCAAACTAGCTACCGCTTTTGATAGTCCGGTATGGAAAGAACAATCAGAACGTTGCCTTGGTTGCGGAGCTTGCGCATTTGTATGTCCTACTTGTGCGTGCTTCGACATTCAGGAAGACGCACACGGTTCTAAAGGAAAACGTATTCGTTGCTGGGATTCCTGCGGATTCTCACTATTCACTAAGCACACTTCGGGACACAACCCACGTGCCGTGCAAAGTCAACGCTGGCGTCAACGCATTCTGCATAAGTTCTCTTACATGCCCGACCGCCTTAGCGTACTTGGTTGCACTGGTTGCGGACGCTGTTCACGCGCCTGTCCGGTAGATATGAATATACTTGAACATCTAACTTCAATTGCAAAAAAATGA
- a CDS encoding 4Fe-4S dicluster domain-containing protein, translating into MDKLRQRAAALLADGTVTLVIGYEEGTNKPRPIFCHTAEEAGKLIYSSHCIHNLAVYLTKKELMGTGKVAITATIPALRSILQLAIENQLNEENLLVITVTDKEEVKEFANFAEIEAYITDFQLKLEGKEQEIIDKLEGMSREERFKFWMEEMSHCFKCYACRAACPLCYCTKCIVEENRPQWINPWAAPLANMEWQINRAMHMAGRCTGCGACGDACPVGIPIHLLTRKMMEDLAPEFGFTPGQPSKNGNALSTWKADDKENFIR; encoded by the coding sequence ATGGATAAACTCAGACAGAGAGCCGCCGCACTACTTGCCGACGGAACCGTAACCCTCGTTATCGGTTACGAAGAAGGAACCAACAAGCCACGTCCTATCTTTTGCCATACAGCAGAAGAAGCCGGGAAATTGATATACAGCAGCCACTGCATTCATAATCTGGCTGTTTATCTCACCAAGAAAGAACTGATGGGAACAGGCAAGGTAGCTATTACAGCAACCATTCCTGCCCTGAGAAGTATTCTTCAGTTGGCTATTGAAAATCAATTGAATGAGGAGAATCTTTTGGTAATAACAGTTACTGATAAAGAAGAGGTAAAAGAGTTTGCTAATTTTGCCGAGATTGAAGCTTACATTACAGACTTTCAACTTAAACTGGAAGGTAAAGAACAGGAAATCATTGATAAACTTGAAGGCATGAGCCGTGAAGAACGCTTTAAGTTCTGGATGGAAGAGATGTCTCACTGTTTCAAATGCTATGCTTGCCGCGCTGCCTGTCCGCTTTGCTACTGCACAAAATGTATTGTTGAAGAGAACCGTCCACAGTGGATTAATCCTTGGGCTGCTCCTTTAGCAAATATGGAATGGCAAATAAACCGTGCCATGCACATGGCCGGACGCTGTACCGGTTGCGGAGCATGTGGAGACGCTTGTCCGGTAGGTATTCCTATCCATTTGCTTACCCGCAAGATGATGGAAGATCTTGCTCCGGAATTCGGTTTCACACCTGGACAGCCATCAAAGAACGGAAATGCTCTTTCCACATGGAAAGCAGACGATAAAGAAAACTTTATACGATAA
- a CDS encoding hydrogenase iron-sulfur subunit translates to MNNNNSEFEPKIVAFVCNWCTYAGADLTGTSRLKYATNVKIVRFPCTGRIDFMLLLKAFAQGADGVIVSGCHPNDCHYTSGNFHARRRWITFRGLLDFMGIDVRRIQYSWVSAAEGAKWADIVNTTVANIRELGPYTEYQKVAEYLDKEEYNG, encoded by the coding sequence ATGAACAATAATAATTCAGAATTTGAACCTAAAATAGTCGCTTTCGTATGCAACTGGTGTACCTATGCAGGAGCCGACTTAACAGGAACAAGCCGATTAAAATATGCTACGAACGTGAAAATCGTTCGCTTCCCATGTACCGGACGTATTGACTTTATGTTACTCCTGAAAGCTTTTGCTCAGGGAGCCGACGGAGTAATCGTTTCCGGCTGTCACCCCAACGACTGCCACTATACAAGTGGTAACTTCCATGCTCGTCGCCGTTGGATTACGTTCCGCGGATTACTCGATTTTATGGGTATTGACGTACGCCGCATCCAGTACTCCTGGGTATCTGCTGCCGAAGGAGCAAAATGGGCTGATATTGTAAATACAACCGTAGCAAATATCCGTGAGCTTGGTCCTTACACAGAATATCAGAAAGTTGCCGAATATTTAGATAAGGAGGAATACAATGGATAA
- a CDS encoding CoB--CoM heterodisulfide reductase iron-sulfur subunit A family protein has translation MSKIGVFICHCGENISATVDCERVAQEIRKVEGVEYAIDYKYMCSDPGQTLIKDAIREHHLDGVVVGSCSPRMHEPTFRKACAEAGLNPFLCEMANLREHCSWVHEKGEATTEKAFDLVKMLVEKVKRNKPLDSIKVPITKKALVIGGGIAGIQASLDIANTGHQVILIEKDPSIGGHMSQLSETFPTLDCSQCILTPRMVEVAQHPNITLYTYAELDSLEGFIGNFTAKIRLKAKSVDHKKCTGCGACFQKCPQKRIPSEFNAGLGNRTAIYVPFPQAVPNKPVIDREHCNYYKRGKCKICEATCPTGAIEWDKEDEIITEQVGAIVVTTGFNVKGADFFPEYGYGKYKDVLTGLQFERLASASGPTLGEIRRPSDGTIPKKIVFIACAGSRDPAKGIPYCSKICCMYTAKHAMLYQHKVHDGESTVFYMDIRAGGKNYEEFVRRAIEEDHVNYVRGRVARVYEKDGKLIVKGVDTLLSGQQVKIEADMVVLATAGVSNCGAEQLAQKMHISYDPYHFFAEAHPKLKPVETNTAGIFLAGACQAPKDIPETVGMASGAAVKVAGLFSNNDLVREPLIAVVNRSAPPQFSTCVGCFMCQTACPYNAIEREEIKGRDGKVIKTVAKVNPGLCQGCGTCVAFCRSKSIDIQGYSNEQMFAEVMSLLNH, from the coding sequence ATGTCAAAGATAGGAGTTTTTATCTGCCACTGCGGTGAGAATATCAGTGCCACTGTTGATTGTGAACGTGTAGCACAAGAGATCCGTAAAGTGGAAGGCGTAGAATATGCCATTGACTATAAATATATGTGTTCTGATCCAGGACAAACGCTCATTAAGGATGCTATCAGAGAGCATCACTTAGATGGTGTAGTTGTAGGTTCCTGTTCTCCTCGTATGCACGAGCCAACCTTTAGAAAAGCATGTGCAGAAGCTGGCCTGAATCCTTTTTTATGTGAAATGGCCAATCTTCGTGAACACTGTTCATGGGTGCACGAAAAAGGTGAAGCTACAACAGAGAAGGCATTTGACCTTGTAAAAATGCTGGTGGAAAAGGTAAAGCGCAATAAACCATTAGATTCCATCAAAGTGCCTATCACTAAGAAGGCTTTAGTTATTGGGGGTGGTATTGCCGGTATACAAGCAAGTTTGGACATTGCCAATACCGGTCATCAGGTAATCTTAATCGAAAAAGATCCTTCTATAGGTGGACACATGTCTCAGCTATCTGAAACATTCCCTACCCTGGACTGCTCACAATGTATTCTTACTCCAAGAATGGTGGAAGTTGCACAGCATCCAAACATCACCCTATATACTTATGCTGAGTTAGATAGTTTAGAAGGATTTATCGGTAACTTTACAGCAAAAATCAGATTAAAAGCAAAAAGTGTAGATCATAAGAAATGTACCGGTTGTGGAGCTTGTTTTCAAAAGTGCCCGCAAAAAAGAATCCCAAGTGAATTTAATGCCGGGCTGGGTAACCGTACGGCAATCTATGTTCCATTCCCACAAGCTGTACCTAATAAGCCTGTGATTGACCGTGAACACTGTAATTATTACAAACGCGGTAAATGTAAAATTTGTGAGGCAACCTGCCCTACCGGAGCAATTGAATGGGATAAGGAGGATGAGATTATCACCGAACAGGTAGGAGCAATTGTTGTAACTACAGGGTTCAACGTAAAAGGAGCCGATTTCTTCCCGGAATACGGTTACGGCAAATACAAAGATGTGCTCACCGGTTTGCAGTTTGAACGTTTAGCTTCAGCTTCAGGACCAACTTTAGGAGAAATCCGTCGTCCGTCGGATGGTACAATTCCTAAGAAGATTGTCTTCATAGCTTGTGCCGGCTCACGTGACCCAGCCAAAGGCATTCCTTATTGCTCAAAGATTTGCTGTATGTACACAGCTAAGCATGCAATGCTTTATCAACATAAGGTTCACGATGGTGAATCAACTGTATTCTATATGGACATTCGTGCCGGAGGTAAAAACTATGAAGAGTTTGTACGCCGTGCCATTGAAGAAGATCACGTAAACTATGTTCGCGGACGTGTTGCCAGAGTATACGAAAAGGACGGCAAACTGATTGTGAAGGGTGTAGATACACTACTTAGCGGACAGCAAGTGAAGATTGAAGCAGATATGGTAGTACTTGCTACTGCCGGTGTGTCTAATTGCGGAGCTGAACAACTGGCACAAAAGATGCACATTTCTTATGACCCATATCATTTCTTTGCAGAAGCTCACCCTAAATTAAAACCGGTTGAAACCAACACAGCAGGTATCTTCCTTGCCGGAGCTTGTCAGGCACCAAAGGATATTCCTGAAACTGTAGGTATGGCATCGGGTGCTGCAGTAAAAGTTGCCGGACTCTTCTCAAACAATGATTTAGTTCGTGAACCACTTATTGCAGTGGTTAACCGTTCTGCTCCTCCACAGTTTAGTACTTGCGTGGGTTGCTTTATGTGTCAGACTGCTTGTCCTTACAACGCTATTGAACGTGAAGAAATAAAAGGACGCGATGGAAAAGTAATTAAAACAGTTGCTAAAGTTAATCCGGGACTTTGTCAGGGTTGCGGTACCTGTGTTGCTTTCTGCCGTTCTAAATCAATCGATATCCAAGGTTACTCAAACGAACAGATGTTTGCCGAAGTGATGTCTTTATTGAATCATTAA